In Edaphobacter paludis, a single window of DNA contains:
- a CDS encoding allantoinase, producing MANLTLVYGMRLLPADEITAVGDAPVTLQNGNEAHVTMHVLEGSREQIEAQLRMSIDAFFDFYPEI from the coding sequence ATGGCAAATCTCACATTGGTCTACGGAATGAGGCTGCTGCCCGCGGATGAAATAACGGCAGTGGGCGATGCACCCGTCACGCTGCAGAATGGCAACGAAGCGCATGTGACCATGCATGTGCTGGAGGGCAGCCGAGAGCAGATCGAAGCCCAACTCCGCATGAGCATTGACGCTTTCTTCGATTTTTATCCTGAAATCTAG
- a CDS encoding NAD(P)/FAD-dependent oxidoreductase has protein sequence MAVGTSGGGVERKRVVIIGGGFAGLNAALDLAKLPLDISLIDRRNHHTFQPLLYQVALAVLSPADIAQPIRSILRNYPNVEVLMDEAVAFHLDEQRVELKTGAELEYDYLIVATGSTHSYFGHDDWAKLAPGLKTVEDATEIRRRVLLAFELAERQMQETGSHPPLNFVIIGGGPTGVELAGAISDIAKLYMSNNFRHIDPSEAKVMILEGGPKILGMYPDDLQAKAREQLNALGVKLRVNAHVSDVQPGYVMVGDERIDAVVTLWAAGVQASPLGKLLGFATDKKGCVVVDEHLNPPGHPEIFICGDLAHFEQNGKQVPGVAQPAMQMGKYAAKRISRLVAAELGSDGTGRNEPFHYFDKGDMATIGRKAAVANIQWPFKAHWSGFPAWMTWLVVHIFFLIGFRNRLSVFRQWAWTYVTFKDSARLIIGSQELPGWNSEDNQPVAVAAAMALDLGSPKT, from the coding sequence ATGGCAGTAGGTACATCCGGAGGCGGTGTCGAACGCAAGCGTGTCGTTATTATTGGCGGCGGATTCGCCGGACTGAATGCAGCGCTGGATCTTGCTAAGCTGCCACTCGACATTTCTCTTATTGACCGTAGAAACCACCATACCTTTCAGCCGCTGCTTTATCAGGTGGCGCTTGCGGTGCTTTCTCCCGCCGACATTGCTCAGCCGATTCGCTCCATCTTGCGCAACTATCCTAATGTTGAGGTGCTGATGGACGAGGCTGTGGCCTTCCATCTCGACGAGCAAAGAGTGGAACTGAAGACGGGGGCTGAGCTTGAGTATGACTATCTCATCGTGGCTACCGGTTCCACGCACTCGTACTTTGGCCACGACGATTGGGCGAAGCTCGCTCCCGGCTTGAAGACTGTGGAAGATGCGACCGAGATTCGCCGCCGGGTTCTGCTCGCTTTTGAGCTGGCCGAACGGCAGATGCAGGAGACGGGCAGCCATCCTCCGCTGAACTTTGTCATCATCGGCGGCGGTCCTACGGGAGTGGAACTCGCAGGGGCGATCAGCGACATTGCGAAGCTCTATATGTCGAACAACTTTCGACACATCGATCCTTCAGAGGCAAAGGTGATGATCCTCGAAGGCGGCCCGAAGATTCTGGGTATGTATCCCGACGACCTGCAGGCGAAGGCGCGGGAACAACTCAATGCGCTTGGCGTAAAGCTGCGCGTGAATGCGCATGTCTCCGACGTGCAGCCCGGCTACGTGATGGTTGGCGATGAACGTATCGACGCGGTCGTCACGCTTTGGGCGGCAGGTGTGCAGGCTTCGCCTCTGGGCAAGTTGCTGGGCTTTGCGACGGATAAAAAAGGATGCGTAGTGGTGGATGAGCATCTCAATCCACCGGGGCATCCGGAGATCTTTATCTGCGGCGATCTTGCTCATTTTGAGCAAAATGGCAAGCAGGTTCCCGGTGTCGCGCAACCCGCCATGCAGATGGGTAAGTACGCAGCGAAGCGTATCTCACGTTTGGTCGCCGCGGAGCTGGGAAGCGATGGGACGGGAAGGAATGAGCCATTCCACTACTTCGACAAAGGCGACATGGCGACCATTGGACGCAAGGCTGCCGTGGCGAATATCCAATGGCCATTCAAAGCCCACTGGAGCGGCTTTCCTGCCTGGATGACGTGGCTCGTCGTCCATATCTTCTTTTTGATTGGTTTTAGAAACCGTCTCTCAGTGTTTCGCCAATGGGCCTGGACTTATGTCACCTTCAAGGACAGCGCTCGCCTGATTATCGGATCGCAGGAGCTGCCGGGATGGAACTCTGAGGATAACCAGCCGGTTGCCGTCGCCGCTGCGATGGCTCTCGATCTTGGTTCACCGAAGACGTGA
- a CDS encoding SIS domain-containing protein, whose translation MLPQNKTFPHAMLREIFEQPNAIADTLTAYTEDNCLREDTFRTALQALVGKESLLISASGSSRHAGLVGEILFEDLAGIPVDVEYASEYIYRSTHTLKNPCFLAISQSGETADTSEALREAIARGTSTIAITNKPESTMAKLASCSLPTMAGIERAVPATKSFTTQLTVISLLSLFAARIRGRMTRAVVESHLEEIQAVPAAMQAILPQWESQLADLSPQIQSAESFLFLGRGVHYPIAREGALKLKESSYIQAEGYPTGELKHGPNALIDSNTPLVVLATSDPRAPDSLLRYEKTVNLLRDMRKQGAVVLSIVNQGDTRIAELSTHTITIPPCAEYIAPLYEVVPLQLLAYFMAIGRNIDVDNPRNLVKAVVQE comes from the coding sequence ATGCTTCCGCAAAACAAAACCTTCCCCCACGCCATGCTCCGCGAGATCTTCGAGCAGCCCAACGCCATCGCCGACACCCTTACCGCCTACACCGAAGACAACTGCCTCCGCGAGGACACCTTCCGCACCGCGCTCCAGGCCCTCGTCGGCAAAGAGAGTCTGCTCATCTCCGCCAGCGGCTCTAGCCGTCACGCCGGTCTCGTCGGCGAAATCCTCTTCGAAGACCTCGCCGGAATCCCCGTCGACGTCGAGTACGCCAGCGAGTACATCTATCGCTCCACCCACACCCTCAAAAATCCCTGCTTCCTCGCCATCTCGCAGTCCGGCGAGACCGCCGACACCTCCGAGGCTCTCCGCGAAGCCATCGCCCGCGGCACCTCCACCATCGCCATCACCAACAAGCCCGAATCGACCATGGCAAAACTGGCAAGCTGCTCTCTGCCCACCATGGCCGGTATCGAACGCGCCGTCCCCGCCACCAAGAGCTTCACCACGCAGCTTACGGTGATCTCGCTCCTCTCCCTCTTCGCCGCCCGCATCCGTGGCCGCATGACCCGCGCCGTCGTCGAATCCCACCTCGAAGAGATACAAGCCGTTCCCGCCGCCATGCAGGCTATTCTCCCGCAATGGGAGTCGCAGCTCGCCGACCTCTCCCCCCAGATCCAGTCAGCCGAATCCTTTCTCTTCCTCGGCCGCGGCGTCCACTACCCTATCGCCCGCGAAGGTGCGCTCAAGCTCAAGGAGTCCTCTTACATCCAGGCCGAGGGCTACCCCACCGGCGAGCTCAAGCACGGCCCCAACGCCCTCATCGACTCCAATACCCCGCTCGTCGTCCTCGCTACCAGCGACCCCCGCGCGCCCGACTCTCTCCTGCGCTACGAAAAGACCGTCAACCTCCTTCGCGACATGCGTAAGCAGGGCGCCGTCGTCCTCTCCATCGTCAACCAGGGCGACACCCGCATCGCCGAACTCAGCACTCACACCATCACCATCCCCCCCTGCGCCGAGTACATCGCCCCCCTTTACGAAGTCGTCCCGCTGCAACTGCTCGCCTACTTCATGGCCATAGGCCGCAACATCGACGTAGACAATCCCCGCAACCTGGTCAAAGCCGTAGTACAGGAATAA
- a CDS encoding DUF167 domain-containing protein: MSEEFSPFVQDVGDGCTLSVRVRPGARKNDVAGIHAGAVKISLTTPPVDGRANEALIEFIADLLRVPRARIAILSGVTSRMKLLRITGKSAAEVQAALFPIELC; the protein is encoded by the coding sequence ATGAGCGAAGAATTCTCACCTTTCGTGCAGGATGTTGGCGACGGCTGCACGCTCTCCGTGCGTGTTCGCCCCGGTGCCCGGAAAAACGACGTTGCGGGTATCCATGCTGGCGCGGTGAAGATCTCGCTGACTACGCCGCCGGTGGATGGGCGCGCCAACGAGGCTTTGATTGAGTTCATTGCGGATTTGCTGCGAGTTCCGCGAGCGCGCATCGCCATTCTTTCCGGCGTGACGAGCCGAATGAAACTGCTTCGCATCACAGGAAAAAGCGCGGCTGAGGTTCAGGCCGCGCTCTTTCCCATTGAACTTTGCTGA
- a CDS encoding IPT/TIG domain-containing protein codes for MFADLPTLRRGFAFALYWLAAGAIAFAGGPRWVTGPPYFSTAGIPVVWYTNQPLYFTDQGDLSSYVNHAAADAIVAAAANVWNVPTSSLVLGYGGSLDEDVSGANVYPGPNGLVFPADVQSSNYQAKQIAVIYDTDGSVTDMLLGSGASDPSGCRQNAVTESVDSIVPAGYIQHALLILNGRCTGPAPEQQLQMQYQLMRAFGRVLGLGWSQVNDDVFTGSPQPTYQEALNWPIMHPIDIICGPYTYQCLPQPFTLRPDDLSALGMLYFIPQNQAPPGKTDTLYLAHQISGTVVFPTGQGMQGVNVVVRRWHQYRTAAESWQTVSAVSGALFKGAAGNPVTSASASAAGSSGTSNLAYEGFYEAFRIPMFDGNWDSDILDTEPINPLYTGEYAVGPYIASQVQPSGANFELFTDIMRSYQVAARVVLVPASAANSCNTSADGTEAAPAAIATQGWWTGTLCAYGHAGWSSLNVKANRSLTIEVTAQDEKGFATTAKAMPVIGVWNATDPLKSLPTVASAPTAFNGSAYAATALTVQSSQPSQLRISIADQRGDGRPDFAYQSRVLYADSVSPASVSAEGGVVTIAGMGFRAGNVVTVDGVAATVTSWTATSIVATVPSARALGFSVAATADLTVTDPSTRGTTTMTGALNYAAPQPSLNLVTAPSGTVFAGDTASVAFAVRTLGADGVSPIANQSVSFTANGGAVKFGACGESACTVTTDATGLASTTVTALEAGSITISAASSMGTQAASFTVLTRVQTVTPVLPVLYIAANATVPWTSQVDVSDNSASTAGVLVNWQSTAGAIFFSPAQSNADSQGMAETQATVGPLAAGGQATASACAWTNVCAAFAAQAVDPADWRIEVVSGAGQSIGYDGVLAPIVLRVTDTTGDPIAGAVVEIHQSLDAWQGPCPARGRCPVPPSQSAQISSAVSDINGLITLVPLQLAGVAEVTDLVAATGTQGFVSLSLQKQP; via the coding sequence ATGTTCGCTGATCTCCCAACGTTGCGACGAGGATTCGCATTTGCCCTCTACTGGCTGGCCGCAGGCGCAATAGCCTTTGCGGGAGGTCCACGCTGGGTGACCGGGCCACCGTATTTCAGTACCGCTGGCATTCCAGTCGTCTGGTACACAAATCAGCCGCTTTATTTCACCGATCAGGGCGACCTGAGTTCGTACGTCAACCACGCTGCGGCGGATGCAATCGTAGCGGCGGCGGCAAATGTTTGGAACGTGCCGACCTCAAGCCTGGTGCTGGGCTATGGAGGTTCACTCGACGAAGATGTCAGCGGAGCAAATGTCTATCCGGGGCCAAATGGGCTGGTATTTCCGGCGGACGTACAAAGCAGCAACTACCAGGCCAAGCAGATTGCCGTGATCTACGACACTGACGGGTCGGTGACGGACATGCTTCTGGGCAGCGGAGCGAGCGACCCCTCCGGTTGCCGCCAGAACGCCGTGACGGAAAGCGTCGACTCCATCGTTCCGGCTGGGTACATCCAACACGCGCTGCTGATTCTGAATGGACGCTGCACGGGTCCGGCCCCGGAACAGCAGTTACAGATGCAGTACCAGCTGATGCGTGCCTTTGGGCGTGTCCTTGGACTTGGCTGGTCGCAGGTGAACGACGACGTCTTTACCGGAAGTCCACAGCCGACCTATCAGGAGGCGCTGAACTGGCCGATCATGCACCCGATCGACATCATCTGCGGGCCCTATACCTATCAATGCCTGCCGCAGCCGTTCACGCTGCGGCCAGACGATCTGTCTGCGCTTGGGATGCTGTATTTTATTCCCCAGAACCAGGCGCCTCCGGGCAAGACAGACACACTGTACCTGGCGCATCAGATCTCGGGAACCGTGGTCTTCCCCACCGGCCAGGGGATGCAGGGCGTGAACGTAGTCGTACGGCGGTGGCATCAATATCGGACTGCCGCAGAATCCTGGCAGACGGTCTCGGCTGTATCAGGCGCTCTATTTAAGGGAGCAGCCGGCAATCCAGTGACCAGCGCTTCGGCGTCCGCGGCGGGCAGCAGTGGTACTTCGAACCTGGCCTATGAGGGGTTCTATGAAGCGTTCCGGATTCCCATGTTCGATGGCAACTGGGACAGCGACATTCTGGACACCGAACCGATCAACCCGCTGTATACGGGTGAGTACGCAGTCGGACCCTATATTGCCAGCCAAGTACAACCCTCGGGCGCAAATTTCGAGCTTTTTACAGACATTATGAGGAGTTATCAGGTGGCTGCGCGGGTGGTCTTGGTCCCGGCCAGCGCGGCTAACAGTTGCAACACCTCAGCGGACGGTACCGAGGCGGCGCCAGCTGCCATTGCCACGCAAGGCTGGTGGACGGGAACGCTCTGCGCCTACGGGCACGCTGGATGGTCCTCGCTGAATGTGAAAGCGAATCGCAGCCTTACGATCGAAGTCACCGCGCAGGATGAAAAGGGGTTCGCTACAACAGCGAAGGCCATGCCGGTGATCGGGGTATGGAATGCGACGGATCCGCTGAAGTCGCTGCCAACCGTGGCATCGGCGCCCACTGCGTTTAATGGCTCAGCTTATGCAGCGACGGCGTTGACGGTGCAGAGTTCGCAGCCGAGTCAATTACGAATTTCGATTGCAGATCAGCGTGGAGATGGCCGCCCTGACTTCGCCTATCAGTCGCGTGTGCTGTATGCAGACAGCGTCAGCCCAGCGAGTGTTAGCGCGGAGGGAGGAGTGGTCACGATTGCGGGGATGGGGTTTCGCGCGGGAAATGTGGTGACGGTTGACGGTGTTGCGGCCACGGTGACGAGCTGGACGGCGACCTCGATTGTGGCCACCGTCCCGTCGGCCCGAGCGCTTGGTTTCAGTGTCGCGGCTACAGCGGATCTGACCGTTACCGACCCATCGACCAGAGGCACGACGACGATGACGGGCGCGCTGAACTATGCCGCTCCGCAGCCCTCGTTGAACCTTGTGACGGCGCCGTCAGGCACAGTGTTTGCCGGCGATACGGCCTCTGTCGCATTCGCGGTGAGAACGTTAGGCGCCGACGGAGTTAGTCCCATTGCGAATCAGTCTGTCAGTTTCACGGCGAACGGCGGTGCCGTTAAGTTTGGTGCCTGCGGAGAATCTGCTTGTACCGTAACGACGGATGCAACGGGCTTGGCCTCGACAACTGTAACTGCGCTCGAAGCGGGATCGATTACGATCTCGGCGGCCAGTTCCATGGGAACGCAGGCTGCCTCGTTTACTGTATTGACGCGGGTTCAGACAGTGACTCCTGTTTTGCCCGTGCTATATATCGCGGCCAATGCAACTGTTCCCTGGACGTCTCAGGTGGATGTAAGCGACAACTCTGCTTCGACGGCGGGGGTCCTTGTGAACTGGCAGTCAACGGCAGGAGCGATATTTTTTTCTCCGGCACAATCGAACGCAGATTCGCAGGGGATGGCTGAGACTCAGGCGACGGTTGGCCCGCTGGCCGCTGGGGGACAGGCGACGGCGTCGGCCTGTGCTTGGACAAACGTATGTGCAGCATTCGCGGCGCAGGCCGTGGACCCGGCGGACTGGCGCATCGAGGTCGTCAGCGGAGCAGGGCAGTCGATTGGGTATGATGGCGTGCTCGCGCCGATCGTGCTGCGGGTGACGGATACAACGGGCGATCCGATAGCCGGCGCTGTGGTCGAAATTCACCAGAGCCTGGATGCGTGGCAGGGGCCGTGTCCCGCTCGGGGACGCTGCCCGGTGCCACCAAGTCAGAGCGCGCAAATATCTTCGGCGGTATCCGATATCAATGGCCTGATAACGCTCGTTCCGTTGCAGCTTGCCGGAGTCGCGGAGGTTACAGATCTTGTTGCAGCTACAGGGACACAGGGATTCGTCTCTCTTTCATTACAGAAACAACCCTGA
- a CDS encoding YggS family pyridoxal phosphate-dependent enzyme, whose product MSIADNLAHLHDQIAEACRRSSRSESEVALMAVSKVHPVEVILEAYAAGQRLFGENRVQEFQEKSQHLAGLSDASFHLIGPLQSNKTNRAAELFDAVDTVDSLKIAQRLSSACTALNKKMPVLVEVKLSHEESKHGLAPEELPELLAAMEVLASIEVVGLMTVPPWSEDAETARPYFRELRRLRDESRKMHPALTQLSMGMSNDFVVAIEEGSTCVRVGTALFGKRVYPA is encoded by the coding sequence ATGTCAATCGCCGATAATCTCGCCCACCTGCACGACCAGATCGCTGAAGCGTGCCGCCGAAGCAGTCGTTCAGAGAGCGAAGTCGCTTTGATGGCCGTAAGCAAGGTTCATCCGGTAGAGGTCATTCTGGAGGCCTACGCCGCAGGTCAGCGGCTCTTTGGCGAGAACCGCGTGCAGGAGTTTCAGGAGAAATCGCAGCATCTGGCTGGACTCAGCGATGCCAGCTTCCATCTCATCGGGCCGCTGCAATCGAACAAGACGAACCGTGCAGCAGAGCTTTTTGATGCCGTGGATACGGTCGACTCGCTCAAGATCGCGCAGCGGCTCAGTAGTGCTTGTACCGCACTGAACAAGAAGATGCCAGTGCTGGTTGAGGTGAAGCTGAGCCACGAAGAGTCGAAGCATGGGCTGGCTCCGGAAGAGTTGCCGGAGTTGCTGGCTGCGATGGAAGTGCTTGCCTCGATTGAAGTGGTCGGGCTGATGACTGTTCCTCCATGGTCCGAAGACGCCGAAACGGCGCGGCCTTATTTTCGCGAGCTGCGGAGGCTTCGCGATGAGTCGCGGAAGATGCATCCAGCACTTACTCAATTGTCCATGGGGATGTCGAACGACTTTGTTGTTGCGATTGAAGAGGGCAGCACCTGTGTCCGCGTGGGAACCGCACTCTTCGGCAAGCGGGTGTATCCGGCATGA
- a CDS encoding glycoside hydrolase family 28 protein has protein sequence MKIGGIRFVAVTAAGLMAGIALPAMAAPRVCDARTYGAKADGTTKDTQAIQSAIDDCAKAGGGTVKLSGGTFLSAPIVLKNHITLDIAKGSTLLGSPDHADYPAKTEFRGPGYQSLVGATNAEDIAITGGGTIDGNGASWWALARTQKNAGVLGSENSRPRGVVFDHCKHIRIEGVTVQNSPYWQIVPYYTYDVVIRNVRILAPQHSPNTDAIDPFSSSNVVIDHVYADVGDDNIAIKSGMINSPGPDAPSTNITITDCDFMHGHGLSIGSEIAGGAQNIHAERIHFNGTDQGIRIKANRDRGNDVSNISFKDITMENVKTSILISEYYPKALPQGEVAAEPVQRLTPHFHNITIENVKSVNSAWAGVVIGLPEAPVKDLVMKNIDIQAKKGMAIAYATVTGSNVKITASEGQGITIAPTAKVTFK, from the coding sequence ATGAAAATCGGCGGCATTCGGTTTGTGGCAGTCACAGCAGCAGGGCTGATGGCAGGCATCGCCCTCCCCGCAATGGCAGCGCCCAGAGTCTGCGACGCCCGCACCTACGGCGCCAAGGCAGATGGAACGACGAAGGACACTCAGGCCATACAGTCAGCGATTGACGACTGCGCGAAGGCGGGCGGCGGTACCGTCAAGCTCTCCGGCGGAACCTTCCTCTCCGCTCCCATCGTCCTCAAAAACCACATCACCCTCGACATCGCCAAGGGCTCAACGCTGCTGGGCTCCCCTGACCACGCCGACTACCCTGCAAAGACGGAGTTCCGCGGTCCCGGCTACCAGTCTCTCGTCGGCGCAACCAACGCAGAAGACATCGCCATCACCGGCGGCGGCACCATCGACGGCAACGGAGCTAGTTGGTGGGCCCTGGCACGAACCCAGAAGAACGCCGGCGTCCTCGGCAGCGAAAACTCCCGCCCCCGAGGCGTAGTCTTCGACCACTGCAAACACATCCGCATCGAAGGCGTCACCGTTCAAAACTCGCCCTACTGGCAGATCGTTCCCTACTACACCTACGATGTCGTCATCCGCAATGTGCGCATCCTCGCGCCGCAGCACTCACCGAACACCGATGCCATCGATCCCTTCAGCTCCAGCAACGTCGTCATCGACCACGTCTACGCCGACGTAGGTGACGACAACATCGCCATCAAGAGCGGAATGATCAACTCTCCCGGCCCCGACGCGCCAAGCACGAACATCACCATCACCGACTGCGACTTCATGCATGGTCACGGCCTTTCCATCGGCAGCGAGATCGCTGGCGGTGCACAGAACATTCACGCCGAACGCATCCACTTCAACGGCACCGATCAAGGCATCCGCATCAAAGCCAACCGCGACCGTGGCAACGACGTCAGCAACATCTCCTTCAAGGACATCACGATGGAGAACGTGAAGACCTCGATCCTCATCAGCGAGTACTACCCCAAGGCGCTTCCTCAAGGTGAAGTTGCGGCGGAGCCCGTCCAGCGCCTCACGCCCCACTTTCACAACATCACCATCGAGAACGTCAAGTCAGTCAACAGCGCCTGGGCAGGCGTCGTCATCGGCTTGCCGGAGGCTCCCGTAAAGGACCTCGTCATGAAAAACATCGACATTCAAGCGAAAAAAGGAATGGCGATCGCATACGCAACCGTAACCGGAAGCAACGTAAAGATCACAGCATCAGAAGGGCAGGGAATCACCATCGCTCCCACCGCGAAAGTGACCTTCAAGTAG
- the trxB gene encoding thioredoxin-disulfide reductase — protein MPENNTRDTVILGSGCSGLTAAIYAARSNLKPLVLEGHEPGGQLSITTLVENFPGWPDGIQGPELIENMKKQAVRFGAELRMAHLASVDLTKHPFELNLGNEIIHTRTLIIASGASARWLNLPSEQALIGHGVSSCATCDGFFFSGKEIAVIGGGDSAMEEALFLTRFASKVTLINRSEHFRASKIMLERAVAHPNIEFLSSTTVEEVLGVEEKDVKGLRLKNRVTGDEFILHVSAMFLGIGHIPNASAFKGMLDLDEDGYILTQNNVFPTLNGEPLPGVYACGDIQDRRYRQAITAAGSGCMAALEVEKYLEEHGR, from the coding sequence ATGCCTGAAAACAATACTCGCGATACCGTCATCCTCGGTTCCGGCTGCTCCGGACTGACCGCCGCCATCTATGCCGCCCGCTCAAACCTCAAGCCTCTGGTCCTCGAAGGCCACGAGCCTGGCGGCCAGTTGTCCATCACCACGCTGGTCGAGAACTTCCCCGGCTGGCCTGATGGCATTCAAGGCCCCGAGCTGATTGAAAACATGAAGAAGCAGGCGGTCCGCTTCGGCGCAGAGCTGCGCATGGCGCATCTTGCCTCAGTCGATCTGACCAAGCACCCTTTTGAGCTGAACCTCGGAAACGAGATCATCCATACTCGGACGCTCATCATCGCCTCCGGCGCAAGCGCCCGCTGGCTGAACCTGCCGTCGGAGCAGGCCCTGATCGGCCACGGTGTCAGCTCCTGCGCCACCTGCGACGGCTTCTTCTTCTCGGGCAAGGAGATCGCTGTCATCGGTGGCGGCGACTCGGCCATGGAAGAGGCGCTGTTTTTGACGCGGTTTGCGTCGAAGGTCACGCTGATCAATCGCAGCGAGCACTTTCGCGCCTCAAAGATCATGCTCGAGCGCGCGGTCGCTCATCCAAACATCGAGTTCCTCTCCAGCACAACGGTCGAAGAGGTGCTGGGCGTTGAAGAAAAGGACGTAAAAGGATTGCGGTTGAAGAACCGCGTCACCGGCGACGAGTTCATTCTGCACGTCTCAGCCATGTTTCTTGGCATCGGACACATTCCCAATGCATCCGCTTTCAAGGGAATGCTCGACCTCGACGAGGACGGCTACATCCTGACGCAGAATAACGTCTTCCCGACGCTGAACGGAGAGCCGCTGCCCGGAGTGTATGCCTGCGGCGACATTCAGGACCGCCGCTATCGACAAGCCATTACCGCCGCGGGGTCAGGCTGCATGGCCGCGCTCGAAGTAGAAAAGTATCTGGAAGAGCACGGCAGATAA
- a CDS encoding APC family permease, translating into MVHSKPLELQRGLSTSSALGLNVIDMVGVGPFITLPLIVGVMGGPQAMLGWVLGALLSLCDGLVWSELGTAYPEAGGSYAYLKHLYGERGWGRAFSFLYAWQLLFSAPLSIASGCIGFSQYVSFFAPNAGHAFFSARWLGVPIVLSGQTLIAMAACSVAVVVLYRSIVKIDRIVRWLGLVVVLTLVLIIVAGFLHFDAHRAFDFPAGAFHLNGAFFVGLGAGMLISAYDYWGYYNVCFVAGEVRDPQRTIPRAVLGAIAIVATLYLLMNVSVLGVLPWRELAADTDSHARMFTMAVFMERLYGHTAAGVVVVLIAVAALASVLALLLGYSRIPFAAARDGNFPAWFGAVHEKHRIPQHSLLTLGAMTMACCIFRLQEVITTLVVVRILFQFLLQGLAVLLPEHRRERKLRGFRMPLYPLPVLLALGGFVFILFSRPNFAREMRTAGLILLAGALVYGVRFFAGRAARAKV; encoded by the coding sequence GTGGTTCATTCAAAACCGTTGGAGTTGCAGCGCGGACTGTCGACCAGTTCGGCGCTGGGACTGAACGTGATCGACATGGTGGGGGTGGGCCCGTTTATAACGCTGCCGCTGATTGTGGGTGTGATGGGCGGGCCGCAGGCGATGCTGGGATGGGTGCTGGGGGCGCTGCTGTCGCTGTGCGATGGGTTGGTCTGGAGTGAGTTGGGTACGGCTTATCCGGAGGCCGGGGGATCGTATGCGTATCTGAAACATCTTTATGGCGAGCGCGGATGGGGGCGCGCGTTCTCGTTTCTTTATGCGTGGCAGTTGCTGTTCAGTGCTCCGCTTTCGATTGCTTCGGGGTGCATTGGGTTTTCGCAGTATGTTTCGTTCTTTGCGCCGAATGCGGGGCATGCTTTTTTTTCGGCGCGGTGGCTGGGGGTTCCGATTGTACTGAGTGGGCAGACGCTGATTGCGATGGCGGCGTGCTCGGTTGCGGTGGTGGTGCTGTATCGCAGCATTGTGAAGATCGACAGGATTGTGCGCTGGCTGGGACTGGTGGTGGTGCTGACGCTGGTGCTGATTATTGTGGCCGGGTTTCTGCACTTCGATGCGCATCGGGCGTTTGATTTTCCTGCGGGCGCGTTCCATCTGAATGGCGCTTTCTTTGTGGGGCTGGGAGCGGGGATGCTGATCTCGGCCTATGACTACTGGGGTTATTACAACGTGTGCTTTGTGGCAGGAGAGGTGCGTGATCCGCAACGGACGATTCCGCGAGCGGTGCTGGGAGCGATTGCGATTGTAGCCACGCTTTATCTGCTGATGAATGTGAGTGTGCTGGGCGTGCTGCCGTGGCGAGAGCTGGCCGCCGATACGGACAGCCATGCGCGGATGTTTACGATGGCCGTGTTTATGGAGCGGCTGTATGGGCATACCGCCGCAGGCGTGGTGGTGGTGTTGATCGCGGTGGCAGCGCTGGCTTCTGTGCTGGCTTTGCTGCTGGGGTATTCGCGGATTCCATTTGCGGCGGCGCGGGATGGGAACTTTCCGGCATGGTTTGGGGCGGTGCATGAGAAGCACCGGATTCCGCAGCACTCTCTGCTGACGCTGGGTGCGATGACGATGGCCTGCTGCATCTTTCGATTGCAGGAGGTGATTACGACGCTGGTGGTGGTTCGGATTCTGTTTCAGTTTCTGCTGCAGGGGTTGGCAGTGTTGCTGCCAGAGCATCGGCGCGAGCGGAAGCTGCGGGGGTTCAGGATGCCGCTTTATCCGCTGCCGGTTTTGCTGGCGCTGGGTGGATTTGTGTTCATTTTGTTTTCGCGGCCTAACTTTGCACGAGAGATGCGGACGGCGGGTTTGATTTTGCTTGCGGGGGCGTTGGTTTATGGAGTGCGTTTTTTTGCGGGGCGGGCTGCAAGAGCAAAGGTTTAA